The proteins below are encoded in one region of Peribacillus muralis:
- the spoVAD gene encoding stage V sporulation protein AD, with protein MHTGYRTWVFDQKPVIVSTGTVGGPFEANGLLADDFDLLHSDLWINQDTYEKAHKVLLEDACTKAIEKAGLKKEQIQFFLGGDLINQMTPTSFACRTLGTPYLGLFGACSTSMEGLALGAYLVNTNGADYLLTGASSHNAAVEKQFRYPTEYGGQKPPTAQWTVTGAGVALLGKTGTGPKVTSATIGRVIDMGLTDPFNMGGAMAPAAVDTIEAHLRERNLEPSHYDLIVTGDLGQIGHDVSLELLNNHGIKIKKEQYMDCGTMIYRDGQPVLSGASGPGCSATVVYGHLLNRMKTGEIKKMLVVATGALLSPLSFQQNETIPAIAHAVSIEYDCDEEQP; from the coding sequence ATGCATACAGGGTATCGCACTTGGGTTTTTGACCAGAAGCCCGTCATCGTCTCAACCGGAACCGTCGGCGGACCATTCGAGGCGAACGGATTGCTTGCCGATGACTTCGACCTGCTTCATTCGGATTTATGGATAAATCAAGATACCTATGAAAAAGCTCATAAAGTCTTATTGGAAGATGCGTGTACGAAAGCAATCGAAAAAGCCGGCCTTAAGAAGGAACAGATCCAATTTTTCCTTGGAGGCGACCTTATTAACCAAATGACGCCCACCAGCTTCGCCTGCCGCACTTTGGGTACACCTTATCTAGGCTTATTCGGAGCCTGCTCCACATCCATGGAGGGTCTTGCTCTCGGTGCATACTTGGTCAATACGAACGGAGCAGATTACTTATTGACAGGGGCTTCGAGTCATAACGCCGCAGTCGAAAAGCAATTCCGTTACCCTACTGAATATGGCGGCCAAAAACCTCCAACCGCACAATGGACCGTTACAGGTGCAGGCGTAGCTTTATTAGGCAAGACTGGTACAGGCCCTAAGGTCACTTCGGCTACGATCGGTCGTGTCATCGATATGGGGTTGACCGACCCATTCAATATGGGAGGTGCGATGGCCCCCGCAGCCGTGGATACGATTGAAGCCCACTTAAGAGAGCGTAACTTGGAACCATCCCATTACGACTTAATTGTGACCGGTGACTTAGGACAGATTGGTCATGATGTTTCTTTGGAGCTATTGAATAATCACGGAATCAAAATCAAGAAAGAACAGTATATGGATTGCGGTACGATGATATACCGGGACGGGCAGCCTGTCCTCTCCGGGGCAAGCGGACCCGGTTGTTCGGCAACCGTCGTTTATGGACATTTATTGAATCGGATGAAAACCGGTGAAATCAAAAAAATGCTCGTCGTGGCCACCGGAGCCTTGTTATCTCCCCTTTCCTTTCAACAAAATGAAACGATTCCAGCCATTGCCCATGCTGTATCGATTGAATATGATTGTGATGAAGAGCAACCATGA
- a CDS encoding DUF1657 domain-containing protein translates to MTVINDVKTTLAGLKSAQASFETFALSTDNEQAKQLYQQAAQQTQTIVDSITPRINEIENEEPQYKQ, encoded by the coding sequence ATGACCGTAATAAATGATGTCAAGACTACTTTAGCCGGACTAAAAAGTGCGCAAGCAAGCTTTGAAACCTTCGCCCTTTCCACGGATAACGAGCAAGCCAAACAGCTTTACCAGCAAGCTGCACAACAAACCCAAACGATCGTGGACAGCATCACTCCTCGCATCAATGAAATCGAGAACGAGGAGCCACAATACAAACAATAA